GGCGGCGGCGTGTTTGCCAGCGGTCAGAATGCGGATGCAGTACATCTCAACGGCGGTCAGATTAGTCTCGACGGGGTGGAGCTATCCGCCGCACATGGCGAGGCGATTCGGGACACTACTTCCTAATATCGCGCCGCGGTCGACGGAAGCCTTACATGCTTACGTCAGCGTTTTTCGTTGTCCGGACGACCGTCAGGATGGCTTACGCCTTCAGCACATACTTCAGTGTCTCCACTACCTGGTCGGTCGTCGTGCACCAGGCCTGCGCCGCGGCATCCACTTCCTTAAGCGGATGCACGATATCGGTATCGTGCAACGTCACGTACGGCTTTCCGAGCGCCGCACAGTAGCCGGCATCAAATGCGGCATTCCACTGCTTGTACTTATCGCCGAAGCGCACGACGACCAGGTCACTCTTCTCGATCAGGGTCCGCGTCCGGATGGCGTTCACCTTCGCCGACTGGTGATCGCGCCAAAACTGACTTTCCGTCTTGACCAGGTGATCTCCCGCGGCATCGCTCGCCGGGTGATCGGTCACGGGTGCGGTGAAGGTCACATCCAGCCCCGCGGCCTCTGCCCCGCGTTGCACCTCGGCACGCCACTCGGTGTGTATCTCGCCGGATAGATAGACAATAAAACTCATAGCTAACGGCTCCTCTTTGGTGTATCGATTTCTGGTGTCATGGATCCCATCCAGATCGGCTCCACGTATTCGATCTTGACGTCGCGGGCGATTGGTAATGATGTCCACATCAGTTTCCCGCCACGAGTGCGCAGTAGTGGGCCGACGAGTCGATGGAATCGCCGGACCTCGCTCGGGGTGGATCGGCGCGGCGGCCCGACTGTTCCCGTCATTCGAATTCCAGGCGGTCTGGTGAAGCGGCCTTTCATTAGCGACCGTGCCCACATGAATGGACCGCTATCTACCGCGAGAATCGAAACCCGGGGGTCGCGTCTTAGATTCGCCGCGAGTTGGACGTTGAATGCGTCGAAATAGATTCCGTGACCGTTGTCAGTTGGAAGAAACGATCCAATCGGACTCACGTGGGGCGAGCCGTCCGGGTTCAACGAAGTGATGCTGCAGTGCAATGAACTGCGAATTGTCCGCGGCACGATTCGCCGAACGACGCTCCAGTCTTCTTGAGAGATGGTCACCGGTATTCCTCCACGTCTAGGTGCGGAATGCGCCTTGGCGGTGACCATACCAAGCGTGATGTAAAGATTCGTATGTTCAGATCTTTCCATCGCGGGCGGTGAATGGAATTTCGCCGATGAGCATGCCCTCGTGTGTGACGGTCGCGCCGATCACGTGCCCCCGACCATCAAGAAATATGACGTCCACGTCACCTAACCCAGTCCAATGCTTTGGATTCGACTCGTCGGGGAAGAAACCACCGAGACTCTCGATCGCTCGGATGATGTCGCGGTCATAGGCGTATCGGAGCGTCACCGAGTTCGGTCGTTCCTTAGCGTAGCCATTACCGGGCCCGACCCCGACTGTTCGCGTCGAGTGCAAGTGCGCGAGCATGCTGCTCAGTGGATGCTCGGTGTCGGCTCCGTCATTGAACACAAACTCAACATAGGCAGTGCGCGTGCGGAGCGATTGCATCCACGCCAGCTGTTCCTCTCGCGACGCGACTTCAGCGAGATCACGATCTACCGCGTTAGTCCTCGTACGCAACGACTCGAATTTCGATGAGTTGACTCGGCCCGCCCGGCAGACTCGCTATTCCAAGAAGCGTGGCCGCTGGCCGATGCTCGCCCAAATACTCCTTGAAGATTGCATTAAAGAGTGCGTGATCCCGTTGGACATCGGTCAGGAAGACCTGCACTTCGGCGATATTCGATTTGGCGACCCCGAACCCCGCCAGCACACGATCAATGTTTTCCAGCGTCTGTCGCGTCTGCGCTTCGATGTCGCCCTCGCCAACAAAATTGCCTTGCATGTCGTGCGACATTTGCCCCGAAACGTAGATCGTGCCGTTGACGCTGTAGCCAGCGCTAAGGCCCGCGGCTTCCTCTTGTGGAACACCATGACTGTACGTCCTGATACTGGCCATTACTTCGTTCCTCCGATTTCGGTTTAATCAGGTTCGCTATTCAAACTTGATCCGACGGTACCAAGGTGATTCTTCGTGTGCGCCAATACGCTTTCGCCAGGCCGCTTCAACATCGCCAAGATGGTCAAGCGCGTGTTGAGAGCACTCACCCGTTTGGTACCGCCCCTCCCATGACTGCCGATGGAAGGAACGCAACGGATGATATCGCTCGCGGCATCGCGGCCATAGGCGAGCCCCAGGTCTACGATGACGGTATGAACGCAAAGCCAGTCTCTTTCAGCGAAGTCACCACCGAAGGTCTCGACTCCTCGCCCGTCGCTGAGGCCCTGGCCGGCCTGCGCGCCAACGAGGCACGCTACTTCTCGACGAAGTACAAGCACACCTTCGCAGTCGCGCCCACCTCCGAGGCGAGT
This DNA window, taken from Gulosibacter molinativorax, encodes the following:
- a CDS encoding pyridoxamine 5'-phosphate oxidase family protein, producing MERSEHTNLYITLGMVTAKAHSAPRRGGIPVTISQEDWSVVRRIVPRTIRSSLHCSITSLNPDGSPHVSPIGSFLPTDNGHGIYFDAFNVQLAANLRRDPRVSILAVDSGPFMWARSLMKGRFTRPPGIRMTGTVGPPRRSTPSEVRRFHRLVGPLLRTRGGKLMWTSLPIARDVKIEYVEPIWMGSMTPEIDTPKRSR
- a CDS encoding RidA family protein, translating into MASIRTYSHGVPQEEAAGLSAGYSVNGTIYVSGQMSHDMQGNFVGEGDIEAQTRQTLENIDRVLAGFGVAKSNIAEVQVFLTDVQRDHALFNAIFKEYLGEHRPAATLLGIASLPGGPSQLIEIRVVAYED
- a CDS encoding YtoQ family protein; the protein is MDIITNRPRRQDRIRGADLDGIHDTRNRYTKEEPLAMSFIVYLSGEIHTEWRAEVQRGAEAAGLDVTFTAPVTDHPASDAAGDHLVKTESQFWRDHQSAKVNAIRTRTLIEKSDLVVVRFGDKYKQWNAAFDAGYCAALGKPYVTLHDTDIVHPLKEVDAAAQAWCTTTDQVVETLKYVLKA